The following proteins come from a genomic window of Canis aureus isolate CA01 chromosome 3, VMU_Caureus_v.1.0, whole genome shotgun sequence:
- the TMEM11 gene encoding transmembrane protein 11, mitochondrial isoform X1: MAAWGRRRLGPGSSGGSARERVSLSATDCYIVHEIYNGENAQDQFEYELEQALEAQYKYIVIEPTRIGDETARWITVGNCLHKTTVLAGTACLFTPLALPLDYSHYISLPAGVLSLACCTLYGISWQFDPCCKYQVEYDAYKLSRLPLHTLTSSTPVVLVRKDDLHRKRLHNTIALAALVYCVKKIYELYAV, encoded by the exons ATGGCCGCTTGGGGAAGGAGGCGTCTTGGCCCGGGCAGCAGTGGCGGCAGCGCCCGAGAGAG GGTGAGCTTGTCGGCCACAGACTGTTACATTGTGCATGAGATCTACAATGGGGAGAATGCCCAAGACCAGTTTGAATATGAGCTGGAGCAGGCCCTGGAAGCCCAGTACAAGTACATCGTGATCGAGCCCACGCGCATCGGTGATGAGACGGCCCGCTGGATCACTGTGGGCAATTGCCTGCACAAGACCACCGTGCTAGCGGGTACCGCCTGCCTCTTCACCCCATTGGCGCTGCCCTTAGATTACTCCCACTACATCTCCCTGCCCGCAGGCGTGCTCAGCCTGGCCTGCTGCACCCTCTACGGGATCTCCTGGCAGTTTGACCCCTGCTGCAAGTACCAAGTGGAGTACGACGCCTATAAACTGTCCCGCCTGCCCCTGCACACACTCACTTCCTCTACCCCGGTGGTGCTGGTCCGGAAGGACGACTTGCACAGAAAGAGACTGCACAACACGATAGCACTGGCCGCCCTGGTGTACTGTGTAAAGAAGATTTACGAACTCTACGCCGTATGA
- the NATD1 gene encoding protein NATD1: MAHSAAAVPLGALEQGCPIRVEHDRRRRQFTVRLNGCHDRAVLLYEYVGKRIVDLQHTEVPDAYRGRGIAKHLAKAALDFVVEEDLKAHLTCWYIQKYVKENPLPQYLERLQP; this comes from the exons ATGGCGCACTCGGCGGCCGCCGTGCCGCTGGGCGCGCTGGAGCAGGGCTGCCCCATCCGCGTGGAGCACGACCGCCGGCGCCGCCAGTTCACCGTCCGGCTCAACG GATGTCACGACCGGGCCGTCCTGCTCTACGAGTACGTGGGCAAGCGGATCGTGGACCTGCAGCACACCGAGGTCCCCGACGCCTACCGCGGGCGTGGCATTGCCAAGCACCTTGCTAAG GCTGCTCTGGACTTTGTAGTGGAGGAGGACCTGAAGGCCCATCTCACGTGCTGGTACATCCAGAAGTACGTCAAGGAGAACCCCCTGCCGCAGTACCTGGAGCGCCTGCAGCCGTAA
- the TMEM11 gene encoding transmembrane protein 11, mitochondrial isoform X2, translated as MVSLSATDCYIVHEIYNGENAQDQFEYELEQALEAQYKYIVIEPTRIGDETARWITVGNCLHKTTVLAGTACLFTPLALPLDYSHYISLPAGVLSLACCTLYGISWQFDPCCKYQVEYDAYKLSRLPLHTLTSSTPVVLVRKDDLHRKRLHNTIALAALVYCVKKIYELYAV; from the exons AT GGTGAGCTTGTCGGCCACAGACTGTTACATTGTGCATGAGATCTACAATGGGGAGAATGCCCAAGACCAGTTTGAATATGAGCTGGAGCAGGCCCTGGAAGCCCAGTACAAGTACATCGTGATCGAGCCCACGCGCATCGGTGATGAGACGGCCCGCTGGATCACTGTGGGCAATTGCCTGCACAAGACCACCGTGCTAGCGGGTACCGCCTGCCTCTTCACCCCATTGGCGCTGCCCTTAGATTACTCCCACTACATCTCCCTGCCCGCAGGCGTGCTCAGCCTGGCCTGCTGCACCCTCTACGGGATCTCCTGGCAGTTTGACCCCTGCTGCAAGTACCAAGTGGAGTACGACGCCTATAAACTGTCCCGCCTGCCCCTGCACACACTCACTTCCTCTACCCCGGTGGTGCTGGTCCGGAAGGACGACTTGCACAGAAAGAGACTGCACAACACGATAGCACTGGCCGCCCTGGTGTACTGTGTAAAGAAGATTTACGAACTCTACGCCGTATGA